The proteins below are encoded in one region of Flammeovirga kamogawensis:
- a CDS encoding glycoside hydrolase family 71/99 protein, with translation MNTIKNILFTICSTALITACTTENVISDFPIKKGVVEHEAVPVAKSNNKKVYMHYMPWFEAKGDYSSDWGSHWTMTNKNPDELIDGNVPDIASHVHPLIGPYDSRDPDVINYHLLLMKYAGIDGLLINWYGTEGTNQDIDSLLQNSNAIIEELDDVGLNFSVVMEDRFANEVTPFDDITANIKYLSDNYYGRDEYIRIDGKPLTLIFGPFQEGDANWEQALAISPEEEHFIPLQNNTKINTVADGDFAWPGSGDISDIENYYKNADPNKISVGGAFPGFKDFYEEGGYGEVIVGGWEYPLGADQMKTTLDFAVQYESKIDFLQLITWNDFGEGTTIEPTIEYQFDFLIEVQKYTGVSYTVTELEMVYNWFNLKNDPRYQAERSFRDKVDQIYFNLVSTRVSEANDLFIELQ, from the coding sequence ATGAATACTATAAAAAATATACTCTTTACAATCTGTTCAACAGCTCTTATAACTGCCTGTACAACTGAAAATGTAATTTCAGATTTTCCAATTAAAAAAGGTGTGGTAGAGCATGAAGCAGTGCCTGTTGCAAAGTCAAACAATAAGAAAGTGTACATGCACTACATGCCTTGGTTTGAGGCTAAAGGCGATTATTCTTCTGATTGGGGAAGCCATTGGACAATGACTAATAAAAATCCAGATGAATTAATTGACGGGAATGTTCCGGATATTGCATCACATGTGCACCCTTTAATTGGACCTTACGATTCTCGTGATCCAGACGTTATTAATTATCACTTGTTATTGATGAAATATGCTGGTATTGATGGTCTATTAATCAACTGGTATGGTACAGAAGGAACAAACCAAGATATTGATTCTCTTTTACAGAATTCGAACGCAATTATTGAAGAGTTAGATGATGTTGGCTTAAACTTCTCTGTAGTAATGGAAGATCGTTTTGCTAACGAAGTAACACCTTTTGATGATATCACTGCTAATATTAAATATTTAAGTGATAATTATTATGGTAGAGATGAATACATCAGAATTGATGGAAAACCTCTAACATTAATATTTGGACCTTTCCAAGAAGGTGATGCAAATTGGGAACAAGCTTTGGCTATTTCTCCAGAGGAAGAACATTTTATTCCTCTTCAGAATAATACTAAAATTAATACTGTTGCAGATGGAGATTTTGCATGGCCTGGTTCGGGAGATATTAGTGACATAGAAAACTACTATAAGAATGCAGATCCAAATAAAATTTCTGTAGGTGGTGCTTTCCCTGGTTTTAAAGATTTTTATGAGGAAGGTGGTTATGGTGAAGTAATTGTTGGCGGATGGGAATATCCATTAGGAGCAGACCAAATGAAAACAACTTTAGACTTTGCAGTACAATACGAAAGCAAAATAGATTTCTTACAATTGATTACATGGAATGACTTTGGGGAAGGAACAACAATAGAACCTACAATAGAATACCAATTTGACTTCTTAATAGAAGTACAAAAATATACAGGCGTTAGTTACACAGTTACAGAACTTGAAATGGTTTACAATTGGTTTAACCTTAAAAATGATCCTCGATACCAAGCAGAGAGGTCATTTAGAGATAAGGTAGATCAGATTTACTTTAACCTTGTATCTACCAGAGTATCAGAAGCCAATGATTTATTTATAGAACTTCAATAA
- a CDS encoding glycoside hydrolase family 97 protein, whose protein sequence is MSIRKLITTLILGSTLSSCQLFDSYKETDVVLSSPGNHLELTFKMIDGAPKYEVTFDNEPIISTSDLGFVLKDQPNLLDNFEVVDIKEKSIDEKWETIWGQSKEVDNNYNELTVFLKEKSKKPREMQLIFRAFDDGLGFRYFIPTQENISKIEIMSEETTFNLVDNYKVWYQPCDTIVSNWEHGFDTYERLYEKAQVTEVKTLMHTPATFETKSGDYVSIHEANLTDYSTMTLDRGTKGTSFESYLVPWPDGVKVKRTTPMYTPWRTVQVGHNPGDLVESNIILNLNEPNKIEDVSFIKPMKYLGVWWEMHMNKSTWEQGPNHGANTENTKKYIDFAASNGLGGVLVEGWNKGWEDWITNPNFNFVEPYSDYDLKYLASYAKEKGVELIGHHETSGDILTYENQMDDAFDLLEKNEMNALKTGYVGKIRAEEEGQHHHGQYMVNHYRKVLETAAKHKVCVVAHEPIKPTGIRRTYPNMLSREAMRGMEYNAWSDGNPASHTTILPFTMGLGGPLDYTPGIFQTNFDKYRKGNSTHTTVANQLALYVVLYSPVQMAADLPEHYEGNPAFQFIREVPTDWEESKVLTADIGEYVAVARKDRKSNDWYIGAITNEEKRALEIPIDFLEDGKEYIAEIYADGTNASYKVNATDVDIKKVKIRNGEHLSMHLAEGGGQAIRIHEATTGKYVSMTE, encoded by the coding sequence ATGTCAATTAGAAAGTTAATTACAACATTGATATTAGGAAGTACACTTTCTTCATGTCAATTATTCGATAGTTATAAAGAAACAGATGTAGTGCTCTCATCACCGGGTAATCATTTAGAATTAACGTTTAAAATGATAGATGGAGCACCAAAATACGAAGTTACATTCGATAACGAGCCAATTATCTCAACTTCTGATTTAGGTTTTGTATTGAAAGACCAACCTAATTTATTAGACAATTTTGAGGTTGTAGATATTAAAGAAAAATCTATTGATGAAAAATGGGAAACGATATGGGGGCAAAGTAAAGAGGTTGATAATAACTATAATGAGTTAACTGTTTTTCTTAAAGAGAAATCTAAAAAGCCAAGAGAAATGCAACTTATTTTTAGAGCTTTTGATGATGGATTAGGTTTTAGATATTTTATTCCTACTCAAGAAAATATTTCTAAAATAGAAATCATGTCGGAAGAAACGACATTCAATTTAGTAGACAATTACAAAGTATGGTACCAACCATGTGACACAATTGTTTCTAATTGGGAGCATGGGTTTGATACATATGAACGTCTTTATGAAAAAGCACAAGTTACAGAGGTTAAAACGTTAATGCATACACCTGCTACTTTTGAAACAAAAAGCGGAGATTATGTGAGTATTCACGAAGCAAACCTTACAGATTACTCTACCATGACGTTGGATAGAGGTACTAAAGGTACATCATTTGAATCTTACTTAGTTCCATGGCCTGACGGTGTGAAAGTAAAAAGAACTACACCAATGTACACACCTTGGAGAACTGTTCAAGTAGGGCACAACCCTGGTGATCTTGTAGAATCAAATATCATTTTAAATTTAAATGAACCAAATAAAATAGAAGATGTCTCTTTTATAAAACCTATGAAATATTTAGGAGTTTGGTGGGAAATGCACATGAATAAATCTACTTGGGAACAAGGTCCAAACCATGGAGCAAATACAGAAAATACAAAAAAATATATCGATTTTGCGGCATCAAATGGTCTTGGAGGAGTATTAGTAGAAGGTTGGAACAAAGGATGGGAAGACTGGATTACAAACCCTAATTTCAATTTTGTAGAGCCTTATTCTGATTACGATTTAAAATATTTAGCAAGTTATGCCAAAGAAAAGGGAGTAGAATTAATAGGTCATCATGAAACAAGTGGTGATATTTTAACCTACGAAAATCAGATGGATGATGCTTTTGATCTTCTTGAAAAGAATGAAATGAACGCATTAAAAACAGGTTATGTAGGCAAAATTAGAGCAGAAGAAGAAGGTCAACATCACCATGGTCAGTATATGGTGAACCATTACAGAAAGGTATTAGAAACGGCAGCTAAACATAAAGTTTGTGTTGTAGCACATGAACCAATAAAGCCAACGGGAATTCGTAGAACCTATCCAAATATGTTAAGTAGAGAAGCTATGCGTGGTATGGAATATAATGCTTGGAGTGATGGAAACCCAGCAAGTCATACTACAATTCTACCATTTACTATGGGTTTAGGTGGTCCGTTAGATTATACGCCAGGTATTTTTCAGACAAATTTTGACAAATACAGAAAAGGAAATTCTACTCATACTACAGTGGCAAATCAGTTGGCTTTATATGTAGTATTGTATAGTCCTGTGCAGATGGCAGCCGATTTACCAGAACATTACGAAGGAAACCCAGCGTTTCAGTTTATTAGAGAAGTTCCAACAGATTGGGAAGAGTCTAAGGTGTTAACTGCAGATATTGGAGAGTACGTGGCGGTGGCTAGAAAAGATAGAAAAAGCAACGATTGGTATATAGGAGCAATTACAAACGAAGAGAAAAGAGCATTAGAAATTCCTATCGATTTCTTAGAAGATGGGAAAGAATATATTGCAGAAATCTATGCAGATGGAACAAATGCAAGCTATAAAGTAAATGCTACTGATGTGGACATTAAAAAAGTAAAAATTAGAAACGGAGAACACCTTTCTATGCATTTAGCAGAGGGAGGCGGACAAGCAATACGAATACATGAAGCAACTACTGGAAAATATGTATCTATGACTGAATAA
- a CDS encoding MBG domain-containing protein, with protein sequence MKKILQKIVFLAVLITPCFVFGQEETIDQTMYIDFGPNDETNGDETSGEDTNGNYWTNVTNALSSGDPITILNALNEDTGISLQLETTFGKNGKNHGGLKTPEEAKLAELAIATATQDYFFTSGTCGIRLSGFDKDKQYRFTAFGSRGDGVPDRFTEYKFAGLNTEKGELQTSFSFKGNTENVYTTGYIFPDAEGEIYFTVTKVSGLAYLNALKVEEITSDAEFNAVTAMIINPVDLTSPLISRQIPYTIEPANATVNTIEWVVDDETIATIDADGVVHPRTNGTITVTATSNDIGAGLSEEFEIIIANQPENLYLAGSALDDDEDRLFNYSPDVDNFFSNIFYAYVPLKAGESFMLYNINENQEQVAYGVDEEGTLVQDGNPISISETAPYRVKVDFNNQKIEVEKITNWKLVGTQTPGSWASNDGPEIEYKGGSIWQSTVTLKRDENETYDAMLLRMNDNYLMGSLWSDFSELSYKADEDIFGGIRNFPLPDGEYIFTLDLENYTYLVEAPSVDDMGIVFCGSSVCGGFGALEAADGSYTGYAYNYTALLEDRATNGIGKNWNVKNVSIGGDNTIKVNNRWDLDVASAGSKYLVIGLSMGNEGIMSGGQVVFDQFKDNLIGLIQKARDEGMIPVIMSNYANGRYDETDYAFVKEMNLLIHQWDVPSMNLLGALDNGMGQFINNDEDEEKDYERDPAHPNQKGHDEFLYAMVPSLFDALYNEKPLPTRMMNTSLAMHDLSQLNNLNFTPDGTVHSFTNSVYFKTDSEGSLVTFTQGELTGTLAVNADGYIVYTSPTGDQLVGPTVVKDDAWHLLTLTHYYATEATYLYVDKEIQGAVSEQLIPEMFQLNNNSAATSLSFKEWFFYRAGMNKDEIDAIADGMMLKSSLELYAPLNSDVTSEEHVMNYAQSTVEIDIDAEKAAQTIDFGTINNMTYGDAVYTLSATSSQGLPITYATSNENVATIDGQTLTIVGAGDVTITAMQEGANYVAEAINVNQVLTIDKAVLNVSTVSLTSTYGEAIPTFSITYTGFVNNESAADLTAMATASTVATSSADAGEYEVTLSGATADNYTFNYTPSTLTINKAAQEITLFELPESIALSTESFILISISSSSLDVTYSSSDESIVSIDGATATLLKAGKVEITAKQVGNKNYEAASEVTQSITVTSSSDEEPIDEEPTALEDDLLKVNIYPNPTANFFTLDKDVVSIQVYNLNGVLVKSFDGVKEQQYDISSLPRSTYALLIQTLEGVQTQKLLIK encoded by the coding sequence ATGAAGAAGATATTACAAAAGATAGTATTCTTAGCGGTATTAATTACTCCGTGTTTTGTTTTCGGACAAGAAGAAACAATTGATCAAACCATGTACATTGATTTTGGTCCAAATGATGAGACGAATGGAGATGAAACCTCAGGTGAAGATACAAATGGTAATTATTGGACCAATGTAACGAACGCACTTTCTAGTGGAGATCCAATTACTATTCTAAATGCATTAAATGAAGATACGGGAATTAGTTTACAACTTGAGACTACATTTGGGAAAAATGGTAAAAACCATGGTGGATTAAAAACGCCAGAAGAAGCTAAACTAGCAGAATTAGCAATTGCTACTGCTACTCAAGATTATTTCTTTACAAGTGGTACTTGTGGTATTAGATTATCTGGGTTTGATAAAGATAAGCAATACAGATTTACAGCATTTGGTAGCCGTGGAGATGGAGTTCCAGATCGTTTTACGGAGTATAAATTTGCTGGTTTAAATACAGAAAAAGGAGAGTTACAAACATCATTTTCTTTTAAAGGAAACACAGAAAATGTTTACACTACGGGATATATTTTTCCGGATGCAGAAGGTGAAATATATTTTACAGTTACTAAGGTGAGTGGGTTGGCCTACTTGAATGCATTAAAAGTTGAAGAGATTACTTCGGATGCAGAGTTTAATGCTGTTACAGCAATGATAATTAATCCGGTAGATCTAACTTCTCCATTGATATCAAGACAAATACCGTATACTATTGAGCCTGCAAACGCAACTGTTAATACTATTGAGTGGGTTGTAGACGATGAAACAATTGCAACAATTGATGCTGACGGAGTTGTTCATCCTAGAACAAATGGAACAATTACTGTAACAGCAACAAGTAATGACATTGGAGCAGGTTTATCAGAAGAGTTTGAAATTATTATTGCTAATCAACCAGAAAATTTATATCTGGCAGGTAGCGCTTTAGACGATGATGAAGATAGATTATTTAACTATAGTCCAGATGTAGATAACTTCTTTAGTAATATCTTTTATGCTTATGTTCCTTTAAAAGCAGGTGAGTCTTTCATGCTTTATAATATCAACGAAAACCAAGAGCAAGTAGCTTATGGAGTTGATGAAGAAGGTACATTAGTACAAGATGGTAACCCAATTTCAATTTCAGAAACAGCACCTTACAGAGTGAAAGTTGACTTCAATAATCAGAAAATTGAAGTAGAAAAAATTACAAACTGGAAACTAGTTGGTACACAAACACCAGGTTCTTGGGCTAGTAACGATGGCCCTGAAATTGAGTACAAAGGAGGAAGTATTTGGCAATCTACAGTAACATTAAAACGTGATGAAAACGAGACGTACGATGCAATGTTATTAAGAATGAATGACAATTATTTAATGGGTTCTTTATGGAGTGATTTTTCTGAATTAAGCTATAAAGCCGATGAAGATATATTTGGTGGAATTCGTAATTTTCCACTGCCTGACGGTGAGTATATTTTTACACTAGATTTAGAAAACTATACTTACTTAGTAGAAGCTCCTTCAGTAGATGATATGGGTATTGTTTTTTGTGGTTCTTCTGTATGTGGAGGCTTTGGTGCATTAGAAGCTGCAGATGGTTCGTACACTGGATATGCTTATAATTATACAGCTTTGTTAGAAGATAGAGCTACCAATGGAATTGGCAAAAATTGGAATGTGAAAAATGTTTCGATTGGCGGTGATAATACAATTAAAGTAAATAACCGATGGGATTTAGATGTTGCTTCTGCAGGATCAAAATATTTAGTTATTGGTTTATCAATGGGTAATGAAGGCATAATGAGTGGTGGTCAAGTAGTTTTTGATCAATTTAAAGATAATCTTATTGGTTTAATTCAAAAAGCTAGAGACGAAGGAATGATCCCTGTAATTATGAGTAATTACGCCAATGGACGTTACGATGAAACGGATTATGCTTTTGTAAAAGAGATGAACTTATTGATTCATCAGTGGGATGTTCCTTCTATGAACTTATTGGGAGCGTTAGATAACGGAATGGGTCAATTTATCAATAATGACGAAGATGAAGAAAAGGATTACGAAAGAGATCCTGCACATCCAAATCAAAAAGGACACGATGAATTTTTGTATGCAATGGTACCATCTTTATTTGATGCCTTATACAACGAGAAACCGTTACCAACTAGAATGATGAATACATCATTAGCAATGCATGATTTATCACAATTAAATAACTTGAATTTTACACCTGACGGTACTGTTCATTCTTTTACAAATAGTGTATATTTTAAAACAGATAGTGAAGGAAGTTTGGTGACATTTACTCAAGGTGAATTAACAGGTACTTTGGCTGTAAATGCAGACGGTTATATTGTTTATACATCACCTACAGGAGATCAATTAGTAGGGCCAACAGTTGTAAAAGATGATGCATGGCACCTTCTAACACTAACACATTATTATGCTACAGAAGCAACTTATTTATATGTTGATAAAGAGATTCAAGGTGCAGTTTCTGAGCAATTAATACCAGAAATGTTCCAGTTGAATAATAATTCTGCAGCAACTAGCCTTAGTTTTAAAGAATGGTTCTTCTATCGTGCAGGTATGAACAAAGACGAAATTGATGCAATTGCTGATGGTATGATGTTAAAATCTTCTTTAGAACTATATGCTCCTTTAAATAGCGATGTAACATCTGAGGAACATGTCATGAACTATGCTCAAAGTACAGTAGAAATTGATATTGATGCAGAAAAAGCAGCACAAACAATTGATTTTGGTACGATAAATAATATGACTTATGGAGATGCAGTGTATACATTATCTGCTACAAGTTCTCAGGGTTTACCAATAACTTATGCCACTTCAAATGAAAACGTAGCAACTATTGACGGGCAAACTCTTACAATTGTAGGTGCAGGTGATGTAACGATCACTGCAATGCAAGAGGGAGCTAATTATGTTGCTGAAGCAATAAATGTAAATCAAGTACTTACAATTGATAAGGCAGTACTTAATGTAAGTACAGTTAGTCTAACTAGTACTTACGGAGAGGCAATTCCAACTTTTTCAATTACCTATACAGGGTTTGTAAATAATGAATCAGCCGCTGATTTAACTGCAATGGCAACAGCATCAACGGTGGCTACTAGTAGTGCAGATGCTGGGGAATATGAAGTTACATTATCTGGAGCAACTGCAGATAATTATACTTTTAATTATACTCCAAGTACGCTTACAATTAATAAAGCGGCTCAAGAAATCACATTATTTGAATTACCTGAAAGCATTGCACTTTCAACTGAATCATTTATTTTAATTTCAATATCTTCTTCTTCATTAGATGTGACGTATTCATCATCAGACGAATCTATCGTGTCAATTGATGGTGCAACAGCTACTTTATTAAAAGCAGGTAAGGTTGAAATTACAGCTAAGCAAGTAGGAAATAAAAATTACGAAGCAGCATCAGAAGTAACGCAATCTATTACAGTTACTTCATCATCAGATGAAGAACCTATCGATGAAGAACCAACAGCCTTAGAAGATGATTTATTAAAAGTGAATATTTATCCTAATCCAACGGCTAACTTTTTTACTTTAGATAAAGATGTAGTTTCAATTCAGGTATATAATTTAAATGGGGTACTAGTAAAATCTTTTGATGGGGTAAAAGAACAACAATATGATATATCTTCTTTACCAAGAAGTACTTATGCTTTATTAATTCAGACGCTAGAAGGTGTGCAAACACAAAAGTTACTGATTAAATAA
- a CDS encoding LytR/AlgR family response regulator transcription factor: MKVIIIEDEKPAQAKLQRQINKTPFDIEIVKIIDSVDKAIVWLKENQETIDLIFMDIHLTDGIAFDILEGIEVSKPIIFTTAYDEYALDAFKANSIDYLLKPVDADALTKAIQKLQTIRNGSNDTKSGQIDALLATYNQKYKKRFMIRVGEVIKSIETENITLFGAEGRHTFVYTNEGRRYIVDFKMEELTDILDPNEFFRTGRSFIVHRTSIVKINKYTNSRLIVELPIDINKDIVVGREKVKTFKEWLG, from the coding sequence ATGAAAGTAATTATTATTGAAGATGAAAAACCTGCACAGGCAAAATTACAAAGGCAGATCAATAAAACGCCTTTTGATATAGAAATTGTTAAGATTATTGATAGTGTTGATAAGGCAATAGTATGGTTAAAAGAAAATCAAGAGACCATTGATTTAATCTTTATGGATATTCATCTTACAGATGGAATTGCTTTTGATATTTTAGAAGGTATTGAGGTTTCAAAACCAATTATCTTCACAACTGCATATGATGAATATGCTCTCGATGCTTTCAAAGCTAATAGTATTGATTATCTCTTAAAACCTGTTGATGCCGATGCACTTACTAAAGCAATCCAGAAATTACAAACTATAAGAAACGGATCAAATGACACAAAAAGTGGACAAATTGATGCTCTATTAGCTACTTACAATCAAAAATATAAAAAAAGATTTATGATTAGAGTTGGTGAAGTAATCAAGAGTATCGAAACAGAAAATATTACTCTTTTTGGCGCAGAGGGACGACATACTTTTGTATATACAAATGAGGGCCGAAGATATATTGTAGATTTTAAAATGGAAGAACTTACAGATATTCTTGACCCAAATGAGTTTTTTAGAACTGGAAGAAGTTTTATTGTTCATAGAACATCAATTGTGAAGATTAATAAATATACCAATAGCCGATTAATTGTAGAATTACCAATTGATATAAATAAAGACATTGTTGTTGGAAGAGAAAAAGTAAAAACGTTTAAAGAATGGTTAGGGTAA
- a CDS encoding histidine kinase — protein sequence MLQHFGKKSSVYYKIFYPILSGSITYFLLLMAFNRIGELEESYFRTEWVVCIIISYFWNFSVLWSASFIGKKIAILSNIYEQIAYHSLGVLLSSILSIGTVLSVYFYYLIGYTRFENFTTEMYVFQGLFIFQTLLFECAWWGNRLIELKNKSIREEEKKRTAYISKEMRLFAEDANLPLLYETLETLIGLAYKDADKAEEYAEKLAKVYRNTINNRKEEFVSVEDAIKNVKSVVELLSDARSGGISASYKLPSDLSSSLVLPPVLLTRLIVAIANDNIASNLQPLDISITIEEDALLVVAHSFNPKLDRPKALPEVMDSLEETFRLYTKIPVLSIKKGKEYIIKLPAFQVENKAWKSDKKAEITTQDQSIFKRTTS from the coding sequence ATGTTACAGCATTTTGGTAAAAAGTCTTCGGTCTATTATAAAATATTCTACCCTATTCTGTCTGGTAGTATTACCTATTTTCTATTACTTATGGCATTTAATAGAATAGGAGAATTAGAAGAATCTTATTTTAGAACAGAATGGGTTGTTTGTATCATTATCTCATATTTCTGGAACTTCTCTGTACTTTGGAGTGCTTCTTTTATAGGAAAAAAAATAGCAATACTTTCTAATATTTATGAACAAATTGCCTACCATAGTCTAGGTGTATTATTAAGTAGTATTTTAAGTATTGGTACTGTACTTAGTGTTTATTTTTATTACTTAATTGGGTATACTCGTTTTGAAAATTTCACCACAGAAATGTATGTATTTCAAGGCTTATTCATCTTTCAGACCCTCTTATTTGAATGTGCTTGGTGGGGAAACAGGCTCATAGAGTTAAAAAACAAATCCATTAGAGAAGAGGAGAAAAAGCGTACTGCTTATATAAGTAAAGAAATGCGTTTATTTGCTGAAGATGCTAATTTACCTCTCCTATATGAAACTTTAGAAACCCTAATTGGTTTAGCATATAAAGATGCTGACAAGGCGGAAGAGTATGCTGAAAAATTAGCCAAAGTATATCGCAATACAATTAATAATAGAAAAGAAGAATTTGTATCTGTAGAAGATGCTATTAAAAATGTAAAATCTGTAGTAGAATTGTTATCTGATGCACGTTCAGGTGGAATATCTGCTTCATATAAATTACCTTCTGATTTATCCAGTTCATTGGTATTACCACCTGTTTTACTCACACGTTTAATAGTTGCAATTGCCAATGATAATATTGCTTCTAATTTACAACCTTTAGACATTTCTATAACAATTGAAGAAGATGCACTTTTAGTTGTTGCACATAGTTTTAACCCTAAACTGGATCGCCCAAAGGCACTGCCAGAGGTGATGGATTCTTTAGAAGAAACCTTTAGATTATATACTAAAATCCCTGTTTTATCTATCAAAAAAGGGAAAGAATACATTATCAAATTACCTGCTTTTCAAGTAGAAAACAAAGCTTGGAAAAGTGATAAAAAAGCAGAAATTACCACTCAAGACCAATCCATTTTTAAACGAACAACCTCTTAG
- a CDS encoding sensor histidine kinase, producing MGLIKNAIYCLLGGSLYCYFWYAPVAEVAPLITNYITFLIYFLASSIVIIGGGLFATIFAPNGIVKQIVYRGLGSVIISIPLILAMRYELSFYIAPVYVFDLTAKVIILFSVFLFALLVIEYLSFAFQAFSLQQMHYVKTRRKASELRLEALKDQLSPHYLFNSLNTVAYLVVSDASQAEKYIRSIAQTYQYVMKYANKPLITLANEIELVRAFAFQLHTRHGESVQISFAANLKNVMGSLPPLSIQMLVENAVKHNVLSDEKPVEIKVFYNEEQHSIDVKNNKTQTPRKRASTKVGLENIKDRYFLMGQKNIQINQNDLSYSVQLPLLS from the coding sequence ATGGGACTAATTAAAAACGCTATTTATTGCTTACTCGGAGGGAGTTTATATTGTTATTTTTGGTATGCTCCAGTTGCTGAAGTAGCTCCTCTTATTACTAATTATATCACTTTCTTAATTTACTTTTTAGCAAGTTCTATTGTCATTATTGGTGGTGGTTTATTTGCTACTATTTTTGCTCCAAATGGAATTGTTAAACAAATAGTTTACAGAGGGTTAGGAAGTGTGATTATAAGTATTCCACTTATTTTAGCAATGCGTTATGAATTAAGCTTTTACATTGCTCCTGTTTATGTTTTTGATCTCACAGCCAAAGTTATAATACTGTTTTCCGTATTTCTGTTTGCTCTGTTAGTAATAGAATATTTAAGCTTTGCGTTTCAAGCATTTTCTTTACAGCAAATGCATTATGTAAAAACAAGAAGAAAGGCATCAGAATTACGCCTAGAAGCATTGAAAGATCAGTTAAGTCCTCATTATCTATTTAATAGTTTAAATACTGTTGCATACTTAGTTGTTAGCGATGCTAGCCAAGCAGAAAAGTACATTAGAAGTATAGCTCAAACTTATCAGTATGTAATGAAGTATGCCAATAAGCCACTTATAACGCTGGCAAACGAAATTGAATTAGTCCGTGCTTTTGCCTTTCAGTTGCATACAAGACATGGTGAAAGTGTACAAATTAGCTTTGCTGCTAACTTAAAAAATGTAATGGGTAGTTTACCTCCATTGTCTATACAAATGTTAGTAGAAAATGCAGTAAAACATAATGTTTTATCAGATGAAAAACCTGTAGAAATTAAAGTGTTTTATAATGAAGAACAACATTCTATCGATGTTAAAAACAATAAGACACAAACCCCGAGAAAACGGGCATCCACAAAAGTAGGGTTAGAGAATATCAAGGACAGGTACTTCTTAATGGGCCAAAAAAATATTCAGATTAATCAGAATGATTTATCTTACAGTGTACAATTACCTTTACTCTCCTAA